A stretch of the Chroococcidiopsis sp. SAG 2025 genome encodes the following:
- a CDS encoding helix-turn-helix transcriptional regulator has translation MNDKNDDIFEFDPTSFWKELPQYERVDYVSAINQDTEAVVLVPAEKLKINNKQQIIEQVDKFHSQLNLFKNNLDPKQVKQTALWLRNESQLLSLVAVQLAFHLIKLYEHLIKVRLKTTQKFFDPELPPFTLILDKEGNLAVVKLSLDETDMEKVVEHLEKNFAPGFELYGTWEACAQDVLTDLAVSAWQRMEQDLGAEACANMSPESRYKTFERYLKGDSAFLKYEIYLNLHEISQGIVSAIIKGLDLPNLTLTDLDKILGFQQDNDADSIPVTQPPLANPLVPVSTGVPIVSSIIAQLRKDLWQQDTNRVAYFQHKAKGNQNNYIEHYIASPGDIRRLPWEQAEQIIDKFGFNTVKLHLIFAAHTMNHVEPWKNKFTLKGSDIIKELGWDRRNDLAAYEKLNEIANTGYALGCLLIKAVWTEGNGKNQIDCSISTSRVWDVMVDIRSGQLRFGERIDRPHEVYLTVRPGLWFEKFLNEAGTKAKEALYQFGYIAKQVLKIDPYHDELALRLAIHLTMDSRIHRSGEYRVKTLLEAPSVMTGNALDLSRNDKRKAYELRQRWDNALKLLMNLGWQIEFDDSYPEWLRPGSKAKKPSGWREVKIIDWLLGAKITIKPPAPIPELLAAKIEPKKPQPKPKLVSNIGLRGDQIRKAREAKGWTQRKLAGWMGVTQTLVGYWEKGKRTPSSDMEAKLKQLLEIAD, from the coding sequence ATGAACGACAAAAATGATGACATCTTTGAGTTTGACCCAACAAGTTTTTGGAAAGAACTACCGCAGTATGAGCGTGTAGATTATGTTTCTGCCATTAATCAAGATACAGAAGCAGTCGTACTCGTTCCAGCAGAAAAGCTGAAAATAAATAATAAACAACAAATTATTGAGCAAGTTGATAAATTTCATTCTCAATTGAATCTGTTTAAAAACAATCTTGACCCAAAACAAGTTAAGCAAACTGCCTTGTGGTTACGTAATGAATCACAACTTTTGAGTTTAGTAGCAGTTCAGTTAGCTTTTCATCTGATCAAACTATATGAGCATCTAATTAAAGTCAGGTTAAAAACAACACAAAAATTTTTCGACCCAGAGCTCCCTCCATTTACACTCATTCTCGATAAAGAAGGTAACCTGGCAGTAGTTAAGTTAAGCCTTGATGAAACAGATATGGAAAAGGTGGTTGAGCATTTAGAGAAAAATTTTGCTCCTGGATTTGAACTATATGGAACTTGGGAAGCATGTGCTCAAGATGTATTGACTGATCTCGCAGTATCAGCTTGGCAAAGAATGGAGCAAGATTTAGGTGCAGAAGCTTGCGCTAACATGAGTCCTGAGAGTCGGTATAAAACTTTTGAACGCTATCTCAAAGGGGACTCAGCCTTTTTAAAATACGAAATTTATTTGAATTTACATGAAATTTCTCAAGGAATTGTTTCAGCTATTATCAAAGGATTAGATTTACCAAATCTTACCCTAACAGATTTGGACAAGATTCTAGGATTTCAACAAGATAATGATGCAGATTCAATACCAGTTACTCAGCCTCCTTTAGCCAATCCACTTGTACCTGTTTCAACCGGAGTCCCGATAGTAAGCAGCATAATAGCTCAGTTACGAAAGGACTTGTGGCAGCAGGATACTAATAGAGTGGCTTACTTTCAGCACAAAGCAAAAGGAAACCAAAATAATTATATTGAGCATTATATTGCTAGTCCTGGAGACATTAGAAGACTTCCTTGGGAACAGGCTGAACAAATAATTGATAAATTTGGATTTAATACAGTAAAGTTGCATTTGATTTTTGCAGCTCATACGATGAACCATGTTGAACCTTGGAAAAATAAATTTACATTAAAGGGCAGTGACATTATTAAAGAACTAGGTTGGGATAGGCGAAATGACTTGGCAGCTTATGAAAAATTAAATGAAATAGCTAATACTGGTTATGCTTTGGGCTGTCTGCTGATTAAGGCTGTATGGACTGAAGGGAACGGAAAAAATCAAATTGATTGCAGTATATCTACATCACGAGTGTGGGATGTGATGGTAGACATTAGAAGTGGACAATTGCGCTTTGGAGAAAGGATAGATCGACCGCATGAAGTATATCTTACTGTTCGCCCTGGTCTTTGGTTTGAGAAGTTCTTAAATGAGGCTGGCACTAAAGCTAAGGAAGCCCTATATCAATTTGGCTATATAGCAAAGCAAGTTCTAAAGATTGACCCTTATCACGATGAACTGGCGCTGAGGCTGGCGATTCATTTGACGATGGATAGCAGGATTCACCGTAGTGGCGAGTACCGAGTAAAAACTTTGTTGGAAGCGCCGTCTGTTATGACTGGGAATGCTCTGGATTTATCCCGTAACGATAAGCGTAAAGCCTATGAGCTAAGGCAACGTTGGGATAATGCATTAAAGCTACTGATGAACTTGGGCTGGCAGATTGAATTTGATGACTCCTATCCAGAATGGCTAAGACCTGGCAGCAAAGCTAAGAAGCCTTCTGGCTGGAGAGAGGTTAAGATTATTGATTGGCTGCTGGGAGCCAAAATTACCATCAAGCCTCCAGCCCCTATCCCAGAATTACTAGCAGCCAAGATTGAACCAAAAAAGCCACAGCCAAAGCCGAAGCTAGTCTCAAATATTGGTTTAAGGGGTGACCAAATACGCAAGGCTAGGGAAGCCAAGGGTTGGACACAAAGGAAGTTGGCTGGATGGATGGGAGTTACCCAAACATTGGTTGGCTATTGGGAAAAAGGCAAACGTACCCCATCCTCAGACATGGAAGCCAAGCTGAAGCAGTTGCTGGAGATAGCCGACTAG
- a CDS encoding plasmid replication protein, CyRepA1 family, producing MLDDQPPSTLQPPYINPQHWQEWLQSGVAPEIIWDNIKSLVGTTPYDYLCYSDKLERTNTGRLVFHLIRQYEHTEQGGWWCAGLDPLDNWQPMLWGCFKPDRPRLSRNNGKPIKYEHPPKTPTRAFFLQIPDRLWLEIAIRYGAIAACTEGQLHRFVNDGTTTRKRDSFEFWQWVLSHPEIPIVLVEGAKKAGCLLSLGYVAIALPGIFNGRRVMRDECGKIWAESLIPELELFATAGRRFYFCFDRDTKPKTIKNVNLAILKTGKLLEQKGCEIHVISLPGPEKGVDDFVVAQGAAAFDAIYQQALPLVSWLWRVRKQAELTYTPWLQLNVKELTLLQLPFAPPQTATAQQERLTLPDSPNGGIIVLASGKGTGKTKFISRLVQDAPKAIAAGHRIALMRNLCARMGLDYKGDVDRVNGDFITGSAYTLRLGLCVDSLLSINPEKFSGCVLVIDEFMQVFSHLLTSSTCNKDGKRAALLARLHWLIRVASWVIVADADAADIGIDYIRSLRGAASPVYLIRNNYQASGYPVRFLDAASDDAIIGELLADIRAGLKIFVATDAKRGSLALKHLVETLEQEKTANLVLINSDTSGGEYEVDFIRNINQRVLDVDTVIATPSMATGVSIEVEHFDKVYGLFYGTVTDADAAQALIRVRDNIPRVVWCATVGKNFSKVSKSESPFQLKQALKTRWEAEISVIRTSLSPDLIPGVEAFDWDDNPHLDLWAKLTAKTNAAMWHLRANLLERLRYEGNTVEVVRQEKNAQVKDAMAEARSLVKEEYYSKVANAKLLNKSELAALERQENISPTDQRAIEKTQIAEFYCVENVTPQLVAYDNGGKRRGQIVELEVLLAGAESSTKRDLDALERQLKWGHGVLPFDHPCYELRRFARDALGLLPFLVPGREWTDAELEPLGKRARACSRQVQAFFGFSIPNNPLHATNIWIFRRLLEQLGIETKARRVGREQSRCVRIDESAWDELRSILSKRQAKRSAQAAATPVALTDSFDVVTPPYINKSAGVTTGSQTPMPKQEPLTPQALQTGIELLGEIAQTEAVEKLKKFTRWTPQQLRQLWQVVPSWVKQKIRSFVNGSGGRADISPFQLDWGMT from the coding sequence ATGCTCGACGACCAGCCGCCTTCCACGCTCCAGCCGCCCTACATCAACCCCCAGCACTGGCAAGAATGGTTGCAAAGCGGTGTTGCCCCTGAAATTATCTGGGACAATATCAAAAGCCTAGTTGGGACAACGCCCTACGACTACCTCTGCTACTCGGATAAGCTGGAGCGCACCAACACGGGGCGGTTAGTCTTCCATCTCATCCGGCAGTACGAGCATACAGAACAAGGCGGCTGGTGGTGTGCTGGTCTAGACCCGCTCGACAACTGGCAGCCCATGTTGTGGGGGTGCTTCAAACCCGACCGCCCTCGACTCAGCCGCAACAATGGCAAGCCCATCAAGTACGAGCATCCACCCAAAACCCCAACCCGTGCCTTTTTCCTCCAAATTCCAGATCGCCTGTGGCTAGAAATCGCCATCCGTTACGGAGCGATCGCTGCTTGTACGGAAGGGCAGTTGCATCGATTCGTCAACGACGGTACAACCACTCGAAAAAGAGACAGCTTTGAATTTTGGCAGTGGGTGCTATCGCATCCTGAAATTCCGATCGTGCTGGTTGAAGGGGCAAAGAAAGCAGGCTGTCTGTTGAGTTTAGGATACGTGGCGATCGCTCTACCTGGAATTTTCAACGGTCGGCGGGTGATGCGGGATGAATGCGGTAAGATCTGGGCTGAATCCCTCATTCCCGAATTAGAATTATTCGCTACCGCTGGTCGTCGCTTCTACTTCTGCTTCGATCGCGACACCAAACCCAAAACCATCAAAAACGTCAATCTCGCCATTCTCAAAACAGGTAAACTGCTAGAGCAAAAAGGCTGCGAGATTCACGTCATCTCTCTACCAGGACCCGAAAAAGGAGTAGATGACTTTGTTGTTGCTCAAGGCGCTGCCGCATTTGACGCTATCTACCAGCAAGCCTTGCCCTTGGTTTCCTGGCTGTGGCGGGTGAGGAAACAAGCCGAGTTAACTTACACCCCCTGGCTGCAACTAAACGTTAAAGAACTAACGCTCTTGCAACTCCCATTCGCCCCACCACAGACTGCTACAGCGCAGCAGGAGCGATTAACCCTTCCAGACTCCCCCAACGGCGGGATTATTGTCCTTGCCTCCGGTAAAGGCACGGGCAAAACCAAATTCATCAGCCGCCTAGTGCAAGATGCTCCCAAAGCGATCGCCGCCGGACACCGCATCGCCCTGATGCGTAATCTCTGCGCTCGGATGGGATTAGACTACAAAGGCGATGTAGATCGGGTGAATGGCGACTTCATCACTGGCTCGGCATACACCCTGCGCCTGGGGCTGTGCGTAGACAGCTTGCTCTCGATTAACCCAGAGAAGTTTTCCGGCTGCGTGCTAGTGATTGACGAGTTCATGCAGGTGTTTAGCCATTTACTCACCAGCTCCACCTGCAACAAAGACGGCAAACGCGCCGCCCTCCTCGCCAGGTTGCATTGGCTGATTCGGGTAGCAAGCTGGGTAATTGTGGCGGATGCGGATGCAGCAGATATCGGAATCGACTATATCCGGTCGCTGCGAGGCGCGGCAAGCCCTGTCTACTTGATTCGGAATAACTATCAAGCTTCAGGCTATCCGGTGCGCTTTCTAGACGCTGCTAGCGACGATGCGATTATCGGGGAATTACTGGCAGACATCCGAGCGGGATTGAAAATCTTTGTTGCCACCGATGCCAAGCGGGGATCGCTTGCCCTCAAGCATCTGGTCGAGACACTGGAGCAAGAGAAAACAGCCAACTTGGTTTTGATTAATAGCGACACGTCGGGGGGCGAATATGAAGTGGATTTTATTCGCAATATCAACCAGCGAGTCCTGGACGTAGATACTGTCATTGCTACCCCTAGCATGGCAACGGGAGTCAGCATTGAAGTAGAGCATTTTGATAAAGTTTACGGGCTGTTCTACGGCACGGTCACTGATGCAGATGCGGCGCAAGCCTTGATTCGGGTGCGAGATAACATTCCCCGTGTCGTCTGGTGCGCGACTGTTGGCAAGAATTTTAGCAAGGTGAGCAAGAGCGAATCCCCATTCCAATTAAAGCAAGCCCTGAAGACCCGTTGGGAGGCAGAAATCTCTGTTATCCGCACTAGTCTCAGCCCAGATCTGATTCCTGGGGTCGAAGCATTTGATTGGGACGACAACCCCCACCTAGACTTGTGGGCTAAGCTGACTGCCAAAACCAACGCCGCGATGTGGCATTTGCGGGCTAATCTGCTAGAACGGCTGCGCTACGAAGGGAATACGGTTGAAGTCGTGCGCCAGGAGAAAAATGCCCAAGTCAAAGACGCAATGGCTGAAGCTAGAAGTTTGGTAAAAGAAGAGTATTACTCCAAAGTCGCTAATGCTAAATTGCTGAATAAGTCGGAACTAGCAGCTCTAGAGCGCCAGGAGAATATTAGTCCCACTGACCAAAGAGCGATCGAAAAAACCCAAATCGCTGAATTCTACTGCGTAGAAAACGTCACCCCCCAGTTAGTCGCTTATGACAACGGCGGTAAGCGCCGAGGGCAGATCGTAGAATTGGAAGTGTTGCTAGCCGGAGCAGAAAGCTCGACCAAACGCGACCTTGATGCCCTAGAGCGTCAACTCAAGTGGGGGCATGGGGTGCTACCTTTCGACCATCCCTGCTACGAACTGCGGCGATTTGCTAGAGATGCGCTCGGATTACTGCCATTCCTCGTCCCTGGAAGGGAATGGACGGATGCAGAGCTAGAACCCTTGGGAAAGAGAGCTAGGGCGTGCAGCCGACAAGTGCAGGCATTCTTTGGCTTTTCCATTCCCAACAATCCCCTACACGCCACAAATATCTGGATTTTCCGGCGGCTATTAGAGCAATTGGGGATCGAGACAAAGGCGCGGCGCGTGGGCAGAGAGCAATCTCGCTGCGTCAGGATCGACGAATCTGCTTGGGATGAATTGCGCTCGATTTTATCAAAGCGTCAGGCTAAACGGTCAGCCCAAGCAGCAGCAACTCCTGTGGCATTGACGGACTCGTTTGATGTTGTAACCCCCCCCTATATAAATAAATCAGCGGGGGTTACAACCGG
- a CDS encoding DUF1822 family protein, protein MNAMRVLSTFTAPISPKERERAERFYRQQATPEKGEQVRLNTLAVSFVNFYLECMGFETNLENSYSWNPVQQTLTDTAALCLKNLGELECRPVLANAQFVYVPPEVQSNRIGYVIVQIHESFREATILGFVQQVTSDVLPLVQLQPLEDLLDYLENLSQVKQVESTTQLPTLSRNRVNLKQWLENIFEAGWQEISTVLDLQLAEPVWNARSASASRGKQIDLGRQTIAQSVVLVVALHPENLQLTDIIVEVYPTSGQTYLPPNLQVSVLDFAGAAVMEASSRNTNKNIQLRFSGEPGEDFSVKLALGEAIAIEDFVI, encoded by the coding sequence ATGAACGCCATGAGAGTTCTTTCCACCTTCACAGCACCTATATCTCCAAAAGAGCGAGAGCGAGCCGAACGGTTCTACAGACAGCAAGCTACACCCGAAAAAGGCGAACAAGTTCGTCTCAACACCTTGGCTGTATCTTTTGTAAATTTCTATCTAGAATGCATGGGATTTGAAACCAACCTGGAGAACAGCTACAGTTGGAATCCCGTGCAACAGACGCTGACGGATACAGCCGCTCTGTGCTTGAAAAATTTGGGTGAGTTAGAATGCCGTCCGGTATTAGCAAATGCACAATTTGTTTACGTGCCGCCTGAAGTCCAGTCCAACCGAATTGGTTATGTTATCGTGCAAATTCACGAATCATTTAGAGAAGCGACAATTCTAGGATTTGTCCAGCAGGTAACATCAGATGTATTACCGCTCGTTCAATTACAGCCTTTGGAAGATTTACTAGACTATTTAGAAAATCTTTCTCAAGTTAAACAAGTCGAATCAACTACTCAATTGCCTACTCTATCCAGAAATCGGGTTAATTTGAAACAATGGTTAGAGAATATATTTGAGGCGGGTTGGCAGGAAATTTCAACTGTTTTAGATCTTCAACTAGCCGAGCCAGTATGGAATGCAAGAAGTGCTAGTGCGAGTAGGGGCAAGCAGATCGACTTAGGCAGACAGACGATCGCTCAATCGGTGGTTCTAGTCGTTGCCCTTCATCCAGAAAACTTGCAGTTAACAGATATTATTGTAGAAGTTTATCCAACGAGCGGACAGACTTATCTACCACCAAATCTTCAGGTATCAGTGCTGGATTTTGCAGGAGCGGCTGTGATGGAAGCCTCTTCTAGGAATACTAATAAGAATATTCAATTGCGATTCAGTGGCGAACCAGGAGAAGATTTTAGCGTTAAGCTAGCTTTGGGAGAGGCGATCGCGATCGAGGATTTTGTCATTTAA
- a CDS encoding sigma-70 family RNA polymerase sigma factor — translation MSNDSRQALDAQLKELVLLAQQHSYATKRQRIALTQLVNTIWQSGKLCRPYKGQFQLAYEDIYEEAVQNLFFYLCRDNNINNYKPERGEVMAWVNMLLTKRFFPEAIPKIIGKPNEINLESSHLENLSSSEPVSLFEQVRQYIENDPGRIFTREHIKDRPEANFQAIARRRYSGVSWHDISTEWGIGITTLHNFYRRCLKKFAPQIREDIQITNC, via the coding sequence ATGAGTAACGATTCGAGACAAGCGCTAGATGCACAACTCAAAGAATTAGTCCTGCTTGCCCAGCAACATTCTTACGCGACTAAGAGACAGCGGATAGCCTTAACCCAGCTCGTTAACACGATTTGGCAGTCGGGTAAACTTTGTCGTCCCTATAAGGGTCAATTTCAACTAGCTTATGAAGATATTTATGAAGAAGCAGTACAAAATCTCTTCTTTTATCTTTGTCGAGATAACAATATTAACAACTATAAACCAGAGCGTGGTGAAGTTATGGCTTGGGTAAATATGCTACTAACAAAACGCTTTTTTCCCGAAGCTATTCCGAAAATTATTGGCAAGCCGAACGAAATCAATCTGGAAAGCTCTCATTTGGAGAATTTATCGTCATCTGAGCCTGTATCCTTATTTGAGCAAGTCAGACAATATATAGAAAATGACCCAGGTAGGATTTTTACTAGAGAACATATAAAAGATCGCCCTGAAGCAAATTTTCAAGCAATAGCGAGAAGAAGGTATTCGGGAGTTTCTTGGCACGATATATCCACAGAGTGGGGAATTGGAATTACAACATTACATAACTTTTACCGCCGCTGCCTGAAAAAATTTGCTCCTCAAATCCGAGAGGATATACAAATTACAAATTGCTAA
- a CDS encoding plasmid mobilization protein gives MSTDPRSQLSNQLANVLKNRSVIPDEKREITITFRVSAAEKQRLEQRCSGVVASDYIRARLFDHPLPQSKLVSPEVNRQVIYELKKIGNNLNQQTRAINEAVKIGSQPLNSSVKYYLETIEELAALLEQTRASLTQAIPAEGQRDDCKDQSE, from the coding sequence ATGTCAACAGATCCGCGTAGTCAATTAAGCAATCAATTAGCGAACGTACTAAAGAATCGCTCAGTTATTCCTGATGAAAAGCGAGAAATAACTATCACTTTTAGAGTGAGCGCGGCAGAGAAGCAACGGCTAGAACAGCGGTGTAGCGGAGTGGTGGCTAGCGACTACATTAGAGCCAGATTATTTGACCATCCCTTGCCACAATCTAAGTTGGTGAGCCCAGAAGTTAATCGGCAAGTTATCTATGAACTAAAGAAGATCGGCAACAACCTAAACCAGCAGACCAGGGCAATCAACGAAGCTGTGAAAATTGGTAGCCAGCCGTTAAACAGTTCGGTCAAATACTACTTGGAAACAATAGAAGAATTGGCAGCACTTTTAGAACAAACTCGTGCTTCGCTTACCCAGGCTATCCCAGCAGAGGGGCAGAGGGATGATTGCAAAGACCAAAGCGAATAA
- a CDS encoding CHASE2 domain-containing protein — translation MSKLVVLKLDGNLERGVRVTLEIGEQNARPFTEVTAQLPPALDLLATYDCWHSTYRSLGKSVRIKAKQIVYDGSISQRYEDCRQLEAQLRTQLNSWLLSESFRSVRDNLLPHLKFPKDEVQLLISTRWIQLQQIPWLLWDLVEQSPLVEVALSFPEYESLPPKKLTRQKSVRILAILGNNTGIDLTEDRQLLESLPNAKTTFLVKPQSQEIKDRLWNQSWDILFFAGHSRTEGETGRIYINEQDSLTIAEFRQALSHAVANGLHLAIFNSCDGLGLAVQLQAAQIPQVIVMREPVPDLVAQRFLKYLLAALTRSKSLYLAVRQARARLKEDLEVKFPCASWLPVICQNAAFGSITPFAPKPLNSRHLKTVLLLSVAITASVLGVRLLGGLQTWELQTYDSLMRSRPDTKQDSRLLIVTVTEDDFQLPEQKQRTGSISDLALARLLEKLKQFQARTVGLDIYRDFPVKSNRDSLAARLRESNFFAICKASDRAKNHPGTAPPPEVPIAQLGFSDAIQDPDGVLRRHLLAMKPAPTSPCTAPYALSAQLAFHYLEQSGISAKYNAAGDLVLGNVVFPRLRSRMGGYQQVDAWGYQILLNYRSYRHSPLEIAPTVTLGQVLQGEVKPEEVKDRIVLIGVTAQSAHDYIPTPYSPQPGFYQEMPGVIVQAQMVSQIVSAVKDGRPLISVWSIWGEVLWIWGWSLVGAAIALVCRFQLYAILAVGGALLVLCVVCLVLLGSGYWVPLVPSALVLVVTSSAMTLYLVLQEQRQLFSATKQA, via the coding sequence GTGAGTAAATTAGTTGTCTTAAAGCTAGATGGCAATTTAGAACGAGGAGTTCGGGTGACGCTGGAAATCGGCGAACAGAACGCTCGTCCTTTTACAGAAGTTACAGCGCAGCTACCTCCAGCCCTCGATCTACTAGCAACCTACGATTGCTGGCATTCAACTTACCGCAGCTTGGGCAAGTCGGTTCGCATCAAAGCAAAACAGATCGTCTACGATGGCTCCATCAGCCAACGGTACGAAGATTGTCGCCAACTAGAAGCCCAACTGCGAACGCAACTGAATTCTTGGTTGCTATCAGAGTCTTTTCGTTCTGTCCGAGATAATTTACTGCCACATCTGAAGTTTCCTAAAGACGAGGTGCAATTGCTCATCAGCACTCGTTGGATTCAATTGCAACAGATTCCCTGGTTGCTGTGGGATTTAGTCGAGCAGTCGCCCCTGGTGGAAGTCGCCTTGAGTTTTCCAGAATACGAATCACTGCCGCCAAAGAAGCTAACTCGACAAAAGTCTGTGAGAATTTTGGCAATTTTGGGCAATAATACAGGGATCGATCTCACAGAAGATCGGCAGTTGCTAGAAAGTTTACCTAATGCTAAAACAACTTTTCTAGTAAAACCGCAAAGCCAAGAAATTAAAGATCGTTTGTGGAACCAATCTTGGGATATTCTTTTCTTTGCGGGTCATAGCAGAACCGAGGGAGAAACTGGTCGGATTTACATAAACGAGCAAGACAGCTTAACAATTGCAGAATTTAGGCAGGCTTTGAGTCATGCCGTTGCTAACGGATTACATTTAGCAATTTTCAACTCTTGTGATGGATTGGGATTAGCAGTCCAGTTACAAGCAGCTCAAATCCCGCAAGTCATTGTGATGCGAGAACCCGTGCCTGACTTAGTAGCGCAAAGGTTCTTAAAGTACCTGCTGGCAGCTTTAACGCGCAGTAAATCGCTTTATCTAGCAGTGCGGCAAGCGCGAGCGCGGTTAAAAGAGGATTTGGAGGTGAAGTTTCCTTGTGCTAGTTGGTTGCCAGTCATTTGTCAAAATGCTGCTTTTGGGTCGATAACTCCGTTTGCGCCAAAACCACTGAATAGCCGCCACCTGAAAACCGTGCTGCTTCTGAGCGTGGCAATAACAGCTAGCGTACTGGGAGTGCGGCTACTGGGTGGATTGCAAACGTGGGAATTGCAAACTTACGACAGCTTGATGCGATCGCGTCCAGATACAAAGCAAGATTCGCGTCTGTTAATCGTGACTGTCACGGAAGATGATTTTCAACTTCCAGAGCAAAAGCAACGAACTGGGTCAATATCAGATCTAGCCTTAGCACGACTATTAGAGAAACTCAAACAATTTCAAGCGCGAACTGTTGGTTTAGATATCTATCGCGATTTTCCAGTCAAATCCAATCGGGATTCTTTAGCCGCTCGCCTGCGCGAATCTAACTTCTTTGCGATTTGCAAAGCCAGCGATCGCGCTAAAAACCACCCTGGAACTGCACCCCCTCCCGAAGTTCCGATCGCGCAGCTTGGGTTTAGCGATGCGATCCAAGACCCAGATGGCGTTTTGCGTCGCCATTTATTAGCAATGAAACCAGCTCCGACATCGCCTTGTACCGCACCCTACGCTCTGAGCGCCCAACTAGCGTTTCATTACCTGGAGCAATCGGGCATTTCTGCCAAGTATAACGCCGCTGGAGATTTGGTATTAGGCAATGTCGTTTTCCCACGTTTGCGATCGCGTATGGGTGGCTATCAACAAGTGGATGCATGGGGCTATCAAATCTTGCTCAACTACCGCTCTTACCGCCATTCTCCTTTAGAAATTGCGCCAACAGTCACGCTCGGTCAAGTTCTTCAAGGTGAGGTGAAGCCTGAAGAAGTGAAGGATCGAATCGTCCTCATCGGTGTCACTGCCCAAAGCGCTCACGATTATATTCCCACTCCTTACAGTCCCCAGCCAGGATTTTATCAAGAAATGCCAGGGGTAATCGTACAAGCGCAAATGGTCAGTCAGATCGTCAGCGCGGTTAAAGATGGGCGACCTTTAATTTCAGTGTGGTCTATTTGGGGTGAAGTGTTATGGATTTGGGGTTGGTCTTTAGTTGGAGCTGCGATCGCCCTTGTCTGTCGGTTTCAACTGTACGCAATCTTGGCAGTTGGAGGTGCGCTTTTAGTCTTGTGCGTTGTTTGCTTGGTTCTTTTGGGTTCTGGTTATTGGGTTCCCCTAGTACCGTCAGCCTTGGTTTTAGTAGTTACTAGCAGCGCTATGACGCTCTACCTTGTCTTACAAGAGCAGCGGCAACTGTTTTCGGCAACGAAACAGGCGTAA
- a CDS encoding relaxase/mobilization nuclease domain-containing protein — protein MIAKTKANKSFRGTTKYVLEKEKAKIIGGNMYGSTTDELVEQFTLSAHLNPQLKNPCYHLMLSAPKTDGALGDEKLAEISERHFATVVVLSRLEGDEAKVKQPEKRIADAKLNQLVERFIAEELPAYDFFIARHEDKEHDHTHIVASRVNNLNGLSIRTWNNYAHSEHSARLLEREFNLTQVQSSWESKQKAMTRNQRERIERDGLPGEEIMRRAIDAVAADRPTMPELISRLWQEHQIVAEVSYYSHGGVRGIKYGIDIGQINSDGSPRLLWKQGNNLNKYKYSFKKIQAELGVTYEPERDDKLIKTLNEMMQLHPNEQDRGKDLSTPAPKLTNTPSLTDPEPEAEQPRQPQSKHSMAMYEAFSRGLESLLPTDRDKQIAARAFNRGLKVEEVEEIIAASPVDWTQEEAKLIVAFVRSHLEQERESLQQQRQQQWRQQQQKPERERDRGISL, from the coding sequence ATGATTGCAAAGACCAAAGCGAATAAATCTTTTCGCGGTACTACCAAGTACGTGCTGGAGAAGGAGAAAGCCAAAATTATTGGTGGGAATATGTATGGTTCTACCACAGACGAATTGGTGGAGCAGTTTACCTTGTCAGCTCATCTTAACCCCCAACTCAAAAACCCCTGCTACCACTTAATGCTGTCCGCACCAAAGACGGATGGTGCGCTCGGCGATGAAAAATTAGCCGAAATATCCGAGCGTCACTTTGCCACTGTAGTTGTGCTATCTCGGCTAGAGGGCGATGAAGCCAAGGTAAAACAGCCAGAAAAAAGGATAGCCGATGCCAAGCTAAATCAGTTAGTCGAACGGTTCATAGCAGAAGAACTGCCAGCTTATGATTTTTTCATAGCACGGCACGAAGATAAGGAACACGACCACACCCATATTGTTGCCTCCAGAGTCAATAATTTGAATGGATTATCTATCCGCACCTGGAACAATTACGCGCATTCCGAACACTCTGCCCGACTGCTAGAGCGGGAATTTAACCTAACCCAAGTACAAAGCAGTTGGGAGAGCAAGCAGAAAGCCATGACTCGCAATCAACGAGAACGTATAGAGCGGGATGGACTTCCAGGTGAAGAAATCATGCGGCGTGCGATTGATGCTGTTGCAGCAGATCGTCCCACAATGCCGGAACTAATTAGCAGATTATGGCAAGAGCATCAGATCGTGGCAGAAGTGAGCTATTACAGCCACGGCGGGGTAAGAGGTATCAAGTATGGCATTGATATTGGACAGATAAACTCGGATGGTTCTCCCCGTTTGCTATGGAAGCAGGGGAATAATCTCAATAAATATAAGTATTCATTTAAGAAAATACAAGCAGAATTAGGAGTGACTTACGAGCCAGAGCGTGATGACAAGCTGATTAAAACTCTCAATGAAATGATGCAGCTTCACCCGAACGAGCAAGATAGAGGAAAGGATTTATCCACCCCAGCACCCAAACTTACAAACACTCCATCCCTGACTGACCCAGAGCCAGAAGCCGAGCAGCCACGCCAGCCTCAATCAAAGCATTCGATGGCAATGTATGAAGCATTCAGCCGTGGACTTGAAAGCTTATTACCTACCGACCGAGACAAACAAATTGCTGCACGAGCATTTAATCGGGGTCTAAAGGTAGAAGAAGTGGAAGAAATAATTGCCGCTAGCCCTGTTGATTGGACGCAGGAGGAAGCAAAATTAATAGTAGCGTTTGTGCGCTCGCATTTGGAGCAAGAGCGGGAAAGCCTTCAACAACAGCGACAACAACAGTGGCGGCAACAACAGCAGAAACCCGAACGAGAGCGGGACAGAGGAATAAGCTTATAG